The genomic stretch ACaatgtttacagtgttttgGTTCTTTCCCATTCGGCGTGTCAATGTAAAATGCGCACAGTCCCTAACAGCAACCATCTGTCCGCTCGCCCCGCCCTCATAAGCGCGAGACAGCAGGGCGCCTGGAAACAGGTTTGAACAGCTCACAGTAACTCACGCGCGACGCACGCAAACTCTTCGCTCGCGTttcatatttgttttgattacCGCAGTGGCTCGATTTGCTCGGGGTCCGTGTTGTAACGATACGTTTACCACCGCACTTCCCGAAAAGTTTTTACTGGAGTAAGATCCCGTTTGTCCGGATAAATCAACAAAGAGCGCGGGTGTCGCTTGCGGTCGAGCGCGCGGTGACACAGCGCTGAAGACGATGGCCGCCGCGATTTTCCTGCTCGCTTTGGGAATAGTGGGAGTGCGCGGACAGTACGGCGAGCGCGGAATGTCGGTGCCCGAGCACGGCTTCTGTCAGCCCATCACCATTCCGCTGTGCACGGACATCGCCTACAACGAGACCATCATGCCGAACCTGCTCGGGCACACGAACCAGGAGGACGCGGGGCTGGAGGTGCACCAGTTTTACCCTCTCGTCAAAGTCCAGTGCTCGCCGGACCTCAAGTTCTTTCTGTGCTCCATGTACGCGCCCGTGTGTACGGTTCTGGAACAGGCGCTGCCGCCGTGCCGCTCGCTGTGCGAACGCGCGCGTCAGGGCTGCGAGGCGCTCATGAATAAATTCGGGTTCCAGTGGCCGGACAGTCTGGCGTGCGAGTCGTTCCCGGTGCACGGCGGCGAGCTATGCGTGGGTCAGAACACGTCCGAGAGGAGCGCGCCCATCAACCCGACCCCAGACGTGATATTACCCACACCCGAGCACGTCACAAGGGGGCATTTCAAATGCCCGGCGACCCTCAAAGTGCCCCCGTACCTCAACTACCGCTTTCTGGGCGAGGAGAACTGCGCCGCGCCTTGCGAACCCAAGAAGCTCCACGGGATGATGTACTTTAGCGAGGAAGAGCAGAAGTTCGCGCGCATATGGATCGGGATCTGGTCCGTCTTGTGTTGCGCGTCCACTCTGTTTACGGTTCTGACGTATCTGGTGGATATGAAGCGCTTTAGTTACCCGGAGAGACCCATCATATTCCTGTCCGGGTGTTACACCATGGTCTCCATCGCCTACATCGCCGGGTTCCTGCTGGAAGACAAAGTGGTTTGCAACGAGAAGTTTGACAACGAGTTCCGAACTGTAGTGCAGGGTACCAAAAAGGAGGGATGCACCATACTCTTCATGATGCTGTACTTCTTCAGCATGGCAAGCTCCATCTGGTGGGTCATCCTGGCGCTTACCTGGTTCCTCGCCGCCGGGATGAAATGGGGCCACGAAGCCATCGAGGCGAACTCGCAATATTTCCACCTGGCGGCGTGGGCCGTCCCGGCCATCAAGACCATCACCATACTGGCCGTGGGTCAGGTGGACGGAGATGTCCTGAGCGGCGTGTGCTTCGTGGGCACCAACAGCGTGGACGCGTTGCGCGGCTTCGTCCTGGCACCGTTATTCGTGTACCTCTTCATCGGCACGTCGTTCCTCCTGGCCGGGTTCGTGTCGCTCTTTCGCATCCGAACCATCATGAAGCACGACGGCACTAAGACGGAGAAACTGGAGAAGCTGATGGTGCGCATCGGTGTCTTCAGTGTGCTGTACACGGTACCGGCCACCATCGTGATCGCCTGTTATTTTTACGAGCAGGCCTTCCGGGACCAGTGGGAACAGACATGGACCGCTCAGTCATGCAAGACGTACGCAGTGCCGTGTCCAGGTCACAATCCTCAGATGAATCCGGACTTCACGGTGTTCATGATCAAGTATCTGATGACTCTGATCGTGGGCATCACTTCAGGGTTCTGGATTTGGTCCGGGAAGACTCTCAATTCATGGAGAAAGTTTTACACGAGACTGGCGAACACTAAACAAGGAGAAACCACTGTGTAAACATTCATGTTTTTTGATGGATACACAAAACTCTTTACAGATGTACTGAAGTGTTGTATATAAATGTGATTTTGTATTTAAGACTCAACTTGGATTTCAATCACTcgtgttttttatataaaatcagAGGAACTTTTTTGGCTGAACATTGTTTTGCAGATTATTTATACCGTTTTTTTGGAAGTTTTCTTGGAATATTCTGGCTCTCGTGGGGATACTTTTTTAAGCC from Misgurnus anguillicaudatus chromosome 10, ASM2758022v2, whole genome shotgun sequence encodes the following:
- the fzd1 gene encoding frizzled-1, which translates into the protein MAAAIFLLALGIVGVRGQYGERGMSVPEHGFCQPITIPLCTDIAYNETIMPNLLGHTNQEDAGLEVHQFYPLVKVQCSPDLKFFLCSMYAPVCTVLEQALPPCRSLCERARQGCEALMNKFGFQWPDSLACESFPVHGGELCVGQNTSERSAPINPTPDVILPTPEHVTRGHFKCPATLKVPPYLNYRFLGEENCAAPCEPKKLHGMMYFSEEEQKFARIWIGIWSVLCCASTLFTVLTYLVDMKRFSYPERPIIFLSGCYTMVSIAYIAGFLLEDKVVCNEKFDNEFRTVVQGTKKEGCTILFMMLYFFSMASSIWWVILALTWFLAAGMKWGHEAIEANSQYFHLAAWAVPAIKTITILAVGQVDGDVLSGVCFVGTNSVDALRGFVLAPLFVYLFIGTSFLLAGFVSLFRIRTIMKHDGTKTEKLEKLMVRIGVFSVLYTVPATIVIACYFYEQAFRDQWEQTWTAQSCKTYAVPCPGHNPQMNPDFTVFMIKYLMTLIVGITSGFWIWSGKTLNSWRKFYTRLANTKQGETTV